From Endozoicomonas sp. 8E, the proteins below share one genomic window:
- a CDS encoding YggT family protein gives MSALSSSLVFLIQTLGGLYIMAVLLRFLLQLVKADFYNPISQAIVKVTSPLLNPLRKVIPGMGGLDLAALVLALILQILLVYVLFMVQGFAADAIPFPQVLIVSLKELAGEILNIYMFSLIIIAIASWVAPGSYNPGLMLLHQLTEPLSSRVRRVIPPLGGLDFSLMVLVLIIITLKNFIAAL, from the coding sequence ATGTCAGCACTCTCCTCCAGCCTCGTCTTTCTGATACAGACCCTGGGAGGTCTGTACATCATGGCTGTATTGCTGCGCTTTCTGCTGCAACTGGTTAAAGCAGACTTTTATAACCCCATCTCCCAGGCCATTGTCAAAGTCACTTCGCCGCTACTGAATCCTCTAAGGAAAGTGATTCCGGGAATGGGTGGCCTGGATCTGGCAGCTCTGGTCCTTGCCCTGATCTTGCAGATACTGCTGGTTTACGTACTCTTTATGGTTCAGGGTTTTGCTGCCGATGCGATTCCTTTTCCCCAGGTGCTGATTGTCAGCCTTAAGGAGCTGGCAGGTGAAATTTTGAACATCTATATGTTCAGCCTGATCATCATCGCTATTGCCAGCTGGGTAGCGCCCGGCAGTTACAACCCGGGCCTGATGCTGCTGCATCAACTGACCGAGCCACTGAGCAGCAGGGTCAGACGAGTGATTCCGCCTTTGGGAGGGCTGGACTTTTCCCTGATGGTACTGGTTTTGATTATTATTACTCTGAAAAACTTCATTGCTGCTTTGTAA